The Oryza brachyantha chromosome 7, ObraRS2, whole genome shotgun sequence genomic interval ACACAACTTGCAAGTGCttagttttcaaaagaaaacatatcttCTAGGTAGATGGATATTCGGAAAACCCATGTATATGCGATGTTGAAATGATGCCACCATGCCAATAAGACAAATATCAAATGGCCAGTTCTTATCTTCAAAGGGGCAACCCAAAAATCTCAGCCATGGTACGTTTGTTGTTCCTGACTCAAATTTGTTTAATCATCAAGGTGCCATGGTATCCTCTTTGCAAACGATGTACAACTGGTATATTCTACTGGATGTTCCAAGAATACACTTTCTACGACGAAGTGTGTGACAGTTCATGAAAAAACATTTATGACCacgcacataattaattatgtacttttAATACGTGCTGTTATAGCAATACTCGTTGAAACTTTAATGCTTTAGATTATATCGCATTGAGCACAATAAAATACTACCTCTTTGTATCACATTTCTTGTATGCTGAAGATGATGGATATCCAGATCTGGTGCTATATATAAGctgtaaacaatatatatatatatatatatatatatatatatatatatatatatatatatatacacacatttcCACCATCCTAATGTTTGACgtaattgacttttttatatatgtttgaccgtccatcttattcaaaaaattacttaattattaattatttttatattattttgtgtattgttaaatatatttttatgcatatatatagctttacatactgacaattttttttaataagagaaatagtcaaacgcgtataaaaaaatcaacggcggcAACATTAAAAGACGGACGTAGAATATAGCAACAAATATTCACAACTGAACCAACGTACGCAGCACACAGCTAGCTGTTTGCTTCAGAAAGCACAAAGTGATCGAGCAAATGCGACAAAATTAAAGCAAAACTAGCGACAAATCAAAAGAGAAGCGTATGAATTTCACTCTAGATGTTCAAGgacaaaaaatgaattaaaagGTGTACGCTTTTACAGAATCATTCGAAGAATGCTGAAAAGAAATTTGTGTTATTTTGTACGCATATATGATCGAGCTGCTAATTGCTTCAAAGAGAAGCAAGCAACCCAAAGCTCAAGAATTGAAAACCGAGATATCCGTTTCTAGTGGAATTAATAATAGCCATCCGTTCCATCCTACACGGTATCTTTAGCGCTAGCAATTAATTCGTCCCAAATCTAGGAACCTTCGAGAAATTAAACTTTGCATCCACAAATTACGCCAGCAGATCCACACGAGAAGCCCATATTAACCATCACAAATTAAACTCCAACATCTAAATGACACATTTTGTTTCATAAACTATTCCCTTCTCTACATATTGCAAGACTttcttatcttattaaaatttattaataaattaatatatagttgGTATATTTATACAGATTCATTAACACTTATATACtagataaaagtaaaaattatTACATTGCAAAACGGAGAGAGAAGCATCGTATTTCTTCACTAAACCAGATATACAAAGTACTCCCTAtgtccaaaaataaatgactattttggttaattttacataaatatatactcaAGTAAAATGATAGCCATGTCCCAATTTACTTACCGTTGTGCTAAAAAGATATGCTAACATTACTCCcactatatataataattatgcaTGCCTgtattttctctaaatttcttttcttcctagTATACAAGTagccatttatttttttaaaaaaaatctaatcaaaACAATCACTTGCCTATTCAGTTTGAAGAAATTTTAACCGAGAAAAAGCGAATGAATATGAATATAGGACAACATCAATCCAATAAAATTTTCCAAGAGGTTTGAGTGgatagaaatttttctatattttctctctagaaacattttttttaatttcctatgCTTCATTTGTACAAACCAAATAACTCTTAAAGAAATTCAATACTTAGAATTTCAATCGATTTTTTCCTTCTAAGGAAGGAAGGAGCATAAGTGCATAACACAAATGGAATGGACTAAAGCGAAATAAAGACAAAGAGAGAGGGTTGTTTGAACAAGTGTTGTGTCCTCCCTACAATGAAGAGGTGACGTGAAAACTCGTCCTCGCCTGATTAGCACCAGATTCTCTTCTCATCTCCTCTtcgcttctcttctcttcttcctcctcatcttcttcttccatttCCTGCTCCCTCTATATATACCCGCCTCCTTCCCTGCCCTCCTTCCCTTCCCATCAATCCATCCATCAACAACAAGCACTTCCTCTTCTCAGACGCACACAAGAACGAACACAGGAAGCATCTTCTCGCATAGattgaggcggcggcggaggaggaggagaagcagcagcaccttgagcggcggcggcggtgtatGCGCGATGGGGCTCGAAGTTGGGGAgatcggcgtcggcgcggaTTTGAGCCTGGATCTCAAGATGTTCGCGGCCAAGAGCGTCGGCCGCGCGAGGgactcgccggcgtcggccaTGGGCGACTGTATCAAGAGGCtcgaggaggagatgggcaAGATTGAGGTCTTCCGCCGCGAGCTCCCGCTCTGcgtccgcctcctcgccgacggtAAGAACAAACGAACACCCAAAAAAAGAGTCTCTCTTTTGGCTGgcttttgtttgtttccatttttctttttcgggGGCGAGTTGTTGATGGTGTCATGTGTGCGCAGTGATTGATGTGAtgaaggaggaggtggggaaGAAGGGTGGTGatcgcgaggaggaggaggaggacgccggcGACAAGAGCAACTGGATGAGCACCGCGCAGCTCTGGTCAGGGAATTCCGGCCGGGACGCCGCGGATCCAGAGGTGAGCGTCCTTCGATTTTGCTTGCTCGAATGCTTGTCTGTTTGTTTGTCGCGTCTCGAAATTGTGGATTTTGGTGGCTAAAAATAGCACCTTGTACGATCGTCGCAGAAGCAAGACAAGGGGAGGATCTCGTCGGAGGCGAggtccgacggcggcggcgctttCGTGCCCTTCAAGGCCGTGGGCTCCGGCGCGCCGGCTTTCACGCGGCCGAAGCCGAGCTTGATCAGGAAGGAGGACATGGCCTACGACGTGAGGATGCCGGATCTGTCGCTGCTCtcgccgcctgccgcgcccGCCGACGAAAGCCGCCGTCAGGTCGTCGGGTTCGCCCAGGCAGCGGCGagggccgccgccatggcggcaTCCAGCCCCGCGCTGAGCCTCCAGGCACAGTCACATTCGGcggcacagcagcagcagcaggcgagGAAGGCGAGGCGGTGCTGGTCGCCGGAGCTCCACCGCAAGTTCGTCTCTGCCTTGCAGCAACTCGGTGGCCCTCAAGGTGAGACCTTTTCTTGTTTAGAAAAATTGCACAATTAGTTTGCCATGTCTAGAGCTAAGAGCATCTGCATGTGGTGATCAATTAATTACTTGTGGTAGAACTGCAAATTTGGAATTAAAGAGTGCTCATGTGATCGTCTCCTGAATTAATTTGGCTGCAGTTGCCACTCCAAAGCAAATCCGGGAGCTGATGAAGGTGGATGGCCTGACAAATGACGAAGTGAAAAGCCATCTTCAGGTGAGCAATTCACACAATCTTCCATTAATCTTCAGTTCAACTCATCAAATGTTTTCACTGGCAATCGattgtgatgatgatgatgctgatGTCGATTCTGATTGCGCAGAAGTACCGTCTGCACAACCGGAGAGTACCAAGCTCAACAATTGTGAACCAACCGATTGTGCTCATGGGAGGGCTCTGCTACATTCCCCAAGAGCAAAGCAGCTCCCAGTCTGGATCTCCTGAGGGGCCTCTCCATTTCTCAGGCTCAGGCAcagccggtggcggcggcggctcatcGGTGGCGACCGtcagcggcgaggaggaagatggcAGGTCTGAGAGCTATGGCTGGAAATGATCAAGGTGTTGCtgcatcagaaattcagagcTTTGGTGGTAgattgcggcgcggcggcgatgaacAATAACatcatatcttttttttcagtgAGCCTTTGAGAGGAGGAGAAACTGTAGTATAGATGGTTGTATACAGGGAGATCGAGCCTTGAGTGCTTGAGATGAAACTGATCGTGAGTTTGTCATGTACATCGAAAGAGATGTGGTACCTAGTTACAATTTTGCGGCTTGTTTTGCCGGTAAAGGATTCGGGCAGTGCTACAGTTTTCGCCCTGAGAATTTACCCATGCCCATTCCCATCTTCTTCTGATGACTTCCATTTCAATCAAGCATATTGCAGTTTTCATAAGCTTATTATTGCTGTTCTTGTTGGTTGGACTGTGAACTGAAGGCCAgttgttttaattttaggCCTGCATGTTTTTTTCAGCAAGGGGGCATGTTTCTGGTTGCAGATGGCCATCAACATTCCAGTGGCATCAAGAGCCAAAACAAGgagaataaataataaaaatctttGGATTCCTGaattgaaaagagaaaaactttGGATCCTCATCCTTTTTCTTGGGACTTGAGGTGGTCCTTCATTCCTCCAGAACCCAGCAGCGGTATCGTTTCGTCTTAACTGACCAGCCAAACCATGACACCAAGAACAGCTGTGTCTTCCACATACAGTATATCCCAGTGTTCTTCACCATCATATATCTCAAATATACATATGGTCAGAAAAAGAATAATTCAAGCAGAgttaacaaaaagaaaaaagaaaaaagaaaagaaagaacagaTTAGCAGACACAAAGAATCTGATACGGCGCCGGAAGAGGAGGCGACGGAGAGGATCACACACCAAGAATCTCATGAGCTGTAAACCGGCAACACTGCATCTTTTTCTGACTCCGATTATTTCTCGACGAAACTGTGAGCATTCTTGGCATGCAAGTCTGCAGGGTTTCTCCAGCTACATTCttgcgagatcgatcgatgccgAGAAGTCACGTCACACATGAGACATTTCGCCTCGCCTTCACCTCTCGTTTCTGCatgcctgcatgcatgcaatcaatcaaatcaaaccaaagtttgctgctgctaataatataaatttcttCGTCCTTATCGTCGAGTCAAACAAAGGCGCTGAGGAGGATCACCATGCTTATCCGGAATCTATTGTATTCTGAGACATTATTAGCATTCCTGATGCTTGGCTTTGAACCTGTCACAGCTTTGATTTGTTCAGGCATTACCTTCACTTgcatttgtttattattagcATCCTTAGTTTGGTTGCTGGTCTTGTGTAACCTAAAATTATTAAGAGGATCAGTGGTCGATCTTTGCTGACAGCGACAGTTTTCATCGGTGCTGCAGGCTTCCAAGGAGCTGAAATTACCGTCAGTTTTCAGTTAACTGTTCATCGTCTTCCTGAATTCGATTGATGCagagggaggggaaaaaaatgtatgcaaATGTGCAGACTACGGAGATGAACTGGAGCACATGAATCAGTACTTATTGCTGGTGTATCCTATGATTGAAAATGGAATTGTTCCTGGGATGTGCTGATGAATATTCGTGGATCTTTCTGTCTGTCACTCTCTGCAGGGTGGAGACAGCTTGATGTTCAACAACCATAAACTTGTTCATCAGTCGGGATATTCTTGTTGGTGCTGACTCAACAAGGGGGATGTTCTTCTTcagaattaaattttatttttgcctgCTTGATGTAGACCACCTTCATTAGCTGAACTTTTCAACACCCTCGACCATTTTGTTCCTTATCTTGATGATGGTGCAGTTGTACCAGATGAATATACTTTTGTCTCAATTTGTCTCTCGTGTTCAAATCTTCGGAGTGACTTTACATGTActattagaaataaattaaaaagttttggCTTTGTTGGGGCAATACAAGGTAGAATTGGTCAATCAGCAGAGTTGTAGAGTACTAGTATCTCGTAGTAAAAGTCTTTGCGTTCATTTTGAGAACTGAAATCCTGAAACAAACTGAAGTTGCAGTAGGAGATCAACACAGAGGTTTTACaaaaagtaaaacataaattttgatgCAAATGTGTTCCATGGGCCAGATTCCTATGTCCATATTGTTACAAGCAAGCAAAACTGCTTTGTAGAGTTATTGGGCCAGGCCAAAACAAAGGCCGAACCTGCAAGGCCAGGAAGGACTGCAGAGCCCAAATGAGCTATTTTGGGCTAGAAATTCAGAACAGAGAGAAAAACTCCCAGAAAGTTTCAGGCCTGAAACCTTGAAATCTCAGCAAGTTCAGACTGAAACATTTTATAGTATGAAGTATACTATACTCCATTGTGAGGTGTTTGAAATGTGAATTTTGAAGAAGTTTGAAATGCTGCTAGTTTGCCAGCCACTGCGTGTTTCTGTCAGTCAGTCTCTGCGTTGCAGTGGCAGCTAATACAGTCATAGGAATCATGAAAAGCTAAGCACGCAGACACCACAGGCTACCAACGGATCTCTGCAACGCAAAATGATGCAGATGCGTGCTTGCTCCAACACTAATCATCCTCAAGCTGAATAATCTATCACTACTGGGACTGGGAGTAAGTTGCAGTAAAGTAGACGCGTTTTTGGTGGATTTGAGGTTTCTCTTGTAACATACTCCGTAGGGGGGTTTTACGAGGGAAGGATGGATCACGGATGGTGATGGTTATGGATCACGAGGCAGAAATGGATGCTTGTGAGATACATGTAAACTACTACCAAGGCAGCGTGTGACTCAACAAAGATGTAGCAATCGTCTTTACTCCTCTCCTTTTAAGTTTGtcagtcaaaaattaaatctataaatttaaatttagagctgattta includes:
- the LOC102719878 gene encoding myb family transcription factor EFM-like; translated protein: MGLEVGEIGVGADLSLDLKMFAAKSVGRARDSPASAMGDCIKRLEEEMGKIEVFRRELPLCVRLLADVIDVMKEEVGKKGGDREEEEEDAGDKSNWMSTAQLWSGNSGRDAADPEKQDKGRISSEARSDGGGAFVPFKAVGSGAPAFTRPKPSLIRKEDMAYDVRMPDLSLLSPPAAPADESRRQVVGFAQAAARAAAMAASSPALSLQAQSHSAAQQQQQARKARRCWSPELHRKFVSALQQLGGPQVATPKQIRELMKVDGLTNDEVKSHLQKYRLHNRRVPSSTIVNQPIVLMGGLCYIPQEQSSSQSGSPEGPLHFSGSGTAGGGGGSSVATVSGEEEDGRSESYGWK